The Mesotoga sp. BH458_6_3_2_1 nucleotide sequence CAGCGGTAAACCGTTCTCCGAGAAGAGTAGACGCCAATGAGAAAAAATTGCTATTTGTTCCAGAGGAAGGATCTGTTCTTGGTTAGTCAAAGTGAGATCAAAGAGATGCATGTGACGAGGTAAGTTTCATCGCCAATCTTACTGGTTTCTTCTCTCTTCTCTCGTGAGCGCAGCGAACGTCTCCACTACGCTCTTTCTCAATTGTCCTTGTTTGCCCGACGAAGTCGGAACTGGCCTCGCCGAAGGCGAGACTGGCCTTTGCGAAGCAAAGACTTGCCACCGAAGGTGACTGGCCTGTCATTATTGTTAAGTTAACGCAATTCAAATAATGGAGTCCGCAAAAGAGGCATCATGGATTGTTGTAGATCTTTTCTCCCGGCTTCAGCGAATGAACTAGCCAGACGTTGCCGCCTATCACACAGTTGTCTCCCACCACGGTGTTCCCACCAAGCACAGTCGCTCCAGCGTATATCACGACATGGTTACCGATGTCTGGATGACGTTTTATTCCCTTAATCGGATTTCCATTCTCGTCGAGTTCGAAGCTCTTGGCCCCGAGAGTAACTCCCTGATAGATTTTTACATGGTTTCCGATTGTACAAGTCTCTCCTATTACAACTCCTGTGCCGTGGTCAATAAAGAAGTAATTTCCGATTGCTGCACCCGGGTGAATATCTATCCCGGTCTTCTGATGCGCATACTCCGTCATTATCCTGGGAATTAGTGGAACGTCCAGTTTGTAAAGAATGTGTGCTAGTCTATAAGTGCTGATCGCTTCGTAGGCAGGGTAAGCAATCATGATTTCTTCTACTGATTTGGCGGCGGGGTCCCCTTCGTATGCGGCCCGCACGTCTTTGACTAGTGCCACAGCAATGGAAGGGAGTTCAGCCAAAAACTCCTTCACAACTTGACTTGCTCCTTCTTCTCCCAATTCAGGTCGTATTTCCATAATCATTTCCCTTAGTGTATTCAAACCCTCAGATAGTAGTCCTTGGCCGTCAACGGTTCGCGTATGTGAAAGCTGTGGGCAGAAGGTTTTTCGAATAAGATGAATGAGCTCTATCGTCTTTAGCTTTATATGTCCAAGTGAGAAAGACTTTGAGGAGCAATGAGTCTTGGCGATTTGTTCGTATGCTTTTGAGACTCGTTGTGAAATCTCATTGCTGAAATTTTCATTCATAAGCATATTTCTCTCCTAAAAAAAGAATTGTGTCGATTTCTTTCAGTATAGACGAGAAAGTATAAGATTACTTTGCGGCACCCATTTTGGTTTCATCAAGAATTCGAGTAAGTTCAAGAGCGAATCAACTATCAGATGTTTCGCTGTGGGTAGCAATTGCCGAAAAGATCTTTGACCATTCTGACATGAGATTGTCCGTGGGAAAACCACCTACCTGACACTTGAGACAGCAGTCTCTCAAGAAGCCCAGATCCCGAGCCAAATCAGGAATGACTTTGTACGCTCTTGCAAGGAGGCCTCACTAAATAATTCGATGAGTGGCTTCTAGAGGGTGTGCAACACTCTCAAATCCGAATCTGCTTAAGAGAACGGTGGTAATTTTTAATTCCCCTGGAACCGAAGCTCAGAAATGCTCTATTCTCTATGTGTGCCTTATCTAAGGAGAGTCGCAGCCCTGTTAGCTGTGGCATTTCCACTATCTCTTCATCTTTGCAGTTATCTAACTAAGCTTTCGGCTCCAGTGACACCATCATGTTTCGTTCTACTCTGAAACGATACATGCGGTAAATCGTTCCCGGATAACACGTCATATGTGAAAAGAGATATTTGTTGGTGTATGCAGCTTTGTCGAGAAGAACTCTCCGACGCAAGGAGCTCTCTCTCACTTCAGCTGCTGTCGATATTCTTAGCTACCTCTCCTAGTGGCGGAAGGTCTTTTTGAATCGTATTTCACACAAAGCTAGGTTCACGCCGAAGTACTCGTGAATCAATGTGTCTCTCATTCCCGCAATGCTTCTTTGGAGAATTTCGGGATGCTTGTCAATTACTTCGCTCGGAAGTCTCTTGACTGCCTTGCCGATTATCTCAAGGCTTCTGATTGTAGCTCGAACGGTCTTCTTGTCAGCTGTGAACTCGTCTGCGTTCCTGACTTCCCTGCGAAAGTCTGCAATCTGATCTATTTCGTTTATTATGTCATTGATATTGTCGGAAAAAGCCGCTTCAAATTTCTACTGCCTCTCTTAGAATGCTTTCCCCGATCAACGGTTTAAGAGTGCTTTCGTCTACTAGATCTACGTTAACCGATAAAAGGCTAGAGAGCTCATTTCTGAGGTCAATATAGTCAATAAGCGTCAGCGGCGCAGTATTGTCAAATCGTACAAGAAGACCCAGGTCGCTATCCTTCTTCTGTTCACCTCGCGCATAGGAACCAAATACTCTCAACGACTCAACATAATATTGCGATCTGAAATAGGGCATTCTGTCCCTGAGAACAGCCCTGATCCGATCGAGAGAGATCATTATCATCACCTCAGACTCATCATACCATCGTACTTAACGACGGAGTGTGAAACTGGTGGCAGAAGAACAGCTCT carries:
- a CDS encoding serine O-acetyltransferase: MNENFSNEISQRVSKAYEQIAKTHCSSKSFSLGHIKLKTIELIHLIRKTFCPQLSHTRTVDGQGLLSEGLNTLREMIMEIRPELGEEGASQVVKEFLAELPSIAVALVKDVRAAYEGDPAAKSVEEIMIAYPAYEAISTYRLAHILYKLDVPLIPRIMTEYAHQKTGIDIHPGAAIGNYFFIDHGTGVVIGETCTIGNHVKIYQGVTLGAKSFELDENGNPIKGIKRHPDIGNHVVIYAGATVLGGNTVVGDNCVIGGNVWLVHSLKPGEKIYNNP
- a CDS encoding HepT-like ribonuclease domain-containing protein, giving the protein MNDIINEIDQIADFRREVRNADEFTADKKTVRATIRSLEIIGKAVKRLPSEVIDKHPEILQRSIAGMRDTLIHEYFGVNLALCEIRFKKTFRH
- a CDS encoding nucleotidyltransferase family protein; this translates as MISLDRIRAVLRDRMPYFRSQYYVESLRVFGSYARGEQKKDSDLGLLVRFDNTAPLTLIDYIDLRNELSSLLSVNVDLVDESTLKPLIGESILREAVEI